One Carettochelys insculpta isolate YL-2023 chromosome 1, ASM3395843v1, whole genome shotgun sequence genomic window, tctaattcccttagacaaagggtcaatgggcacaaaacagacatcaaaacactccagatccacaaaccagttagtctacattttaatggaatggggcattctgtcaatgacctaaaggtatgtgtgttactgaagaggaattatcacacctttttggaaagggaaacagccaagctggcttttatattcaaatttggcacattaacacatggtttaaatagtgatgggaactttctgagtcactacaggggctcgtctgcatacttggctcaatctaattcttgaccttccccccgacccctccactctctgatttgctcaccttgattatctttttctgatttgtcctccttgcttactgtttttggttctctgtgccttaaatattgagtctgttctggtctggctatggtctgaagaagtgggtctgtcccacaaaagctcacctaataaaccattgtgctagtctttaaaggctacttgactgctttttgtttcaaaacttttctgttagtttataaggtgccacaggaccctttgttgctgttacagatccagactaacgcagctacccctccgatcttTATCAATAGATTCCTGTTGTTTAGGGCCAGAAGTGACCCCGAGATTATCCAATCTGACCTCCTTTCTAAATCAGGCTAATGAAATTCACTCACGTACCCATCATCTTCTGTATAACTTTGGCTTGGCTTAAAATATGATTTTACCTCACAGAATCTCAGAGCGGCATGAGGAAAGAGACCTCAACTGCCACATCGTCAGATCCATTGCCAAGGATTTTGTTtgttaatttgtttgtttttgtgtagAACCCACCCAAGACAGATGCCTGTCCAGTCTCCTTTGCAGAACCTCAAGTGAAGGAGCTTGTGTTACTTCCTGAAGCATCTCCTCCATTGTACTACTCTGCTTAAAGTAGCAATATAAACCTGAGAGTTGAACCAAATCTGGTCTGTCCTAGTGTGAATGTGCTGCTTCTTGTCCGCAGCAATGTGGCAAGAGAAACAAACTTtgatcttttttgtttttgttttttttttgttttggttttggttttttttggcagaCTTTCCAGTACCTGAAGAGCATTATCACATCCCCCATAATCTCCTGTTTCCCAAGCTGAGCATAACTGTTTCTTTCACACTTTGCTGCTGTTGGTTGCATTTCATTCCTTTGAGCATCATTGTCACTCTCTTTTGAATCAACTCCACTTTCTCTATACCTTCCTAAACAGTGGTGAACTTGACCGGTACTCCCACTAAAACCAGGTTTTCGGAAgtcatgttgattggcattagtTATATTCCTAGACCTTTCTAACTAGTTTCATACCAAATTCTCCATCATCTCTTAACCTTCCCTGAAACCGAAAGAAAACGGCTTTTCTTCTAGATGCCCTCTTCAGCTCCCAAATAAGGAAAAGCGCTTCCTTTCAAAAGCCTTTTGGGAAAAAGCGATGCTCCATAGGCAATTTTtttcaaagagcagtcctcatggcggtggattttttgatccctggcccattcttttaaaTGAGCACGGGCTGTGTCAACCCTCTCTATTAAATGAGTGGATCAACCTTTCAATCCGATGGGTGgctgttctcttttgaaagaaggtcttctggaagaggtCTTACAAAAGatcatctttcagaagatcgctgtagtgtagatgcggcatAAGTGTCTATAGATATGTGAGTGTTGGGAACCCTATTGTTTGTCCATTTAATGTAATCGGTTCATGCTTTACTTTGTTCTCCTCCATGATAGGCTCCCTGTTTGTCTCATCTCTAAATTAAATTGTTCCTGGCTTTTCAGTCTGACTAGACATGGCAGCCACATTTATGCTCATAGCCTGTCTCAGAGAACCCCTTCTTATCGTCTATATCCTTTATCTCAACACTGAGGGACAATCTATAGCCATTCTCATGTTTTATGCTGGTGTCTAAGAAGAATTCCCActgtatgggcttgtctacactagctccctagttcgaagggagcatagtaagtagggtgttgggagtttattaatgaagtgctgccatgcatatgtaaattttgaggagtaaagggacttcaaagaacCCCACTCTTCATTCATAAACTCCCAATAcattacttaccatgctccctttgaagtaaggagctagtgtagacaagccctatgacaTACAGCAATTATTGAGACATTGAGCAACCTAAAATATGGAATAAGCATTATTTGGAAAAATCATAATTCATAATTCATCTCACTGAATAATGAAAATGTCATTTTCCAGAGTGTGAAATAGTGACTAATGGAATTTACCTGCAAGAACAGACTCCATTAGTCCATGTATTATCTCTTTTTCTCTCCACCCAGGCATTCGTATGGCGAGCATCACCCTAGATTTTGGGCACACACAAGAAACCAAGAAAACACACAGAAGCAGGAGACACCATTCTTCCTCCGAGCTGGACACCCTCTCTCCTTCATGTCAGATTCCAACACAACCTACTTTATTaacccctccaccttcatcctgCTGGATATCCCTGGCCTGGAGATGgcccatgtctggatctccatccccttctgtgccATGTGCACAATATCCATCTTGGGGAATTTCACCATCCTGTTCATTGTGAAGACCGAGATGagtctccatgagcccatgtactatttaCTCTGCATGTTGGCCATCAGTGACCTGGTTCTGTGTACATCCACCCTGCCCAAAATGTTGGCaatcttctggttcaattccagggagATCAAATTCAGTGCTTGCCTCACTCAGCTATACTTCATTCACTGCTTCTTAGTGATGGAATCAGGGATATTCGTGGCCATGGCTTTggatcgctacgtggccatctgtgatcccctcagacattccaccatcctgacaaaCCACAGCATGGTTAAAACTGGCCTGGGCATATTGCTGTGTGGTGGCATGATGGCATTATCGTACCCCTTCCTGGCGAGGCAATGGAcatattgcagaaccaacatcatccccCACTCATACTGCGAGCACATAGCTGTAGTGAAGCTGGCCTGTGCCGATATCAACATAAGTAGTTACTATGGTCTCACTGTGGCACTTGTGGTGACCGGTCTGGATGTGTTTTTTATTACTGTGTCCTATATAcagatcctcagggccatcttcaGTCTTCCCACAAAGGAAGCCCGGCTCAAGACTTATGGGACTTGTGGTTCTCACGTCTCTGTCATTTTAGCCTTTTATATCCCAGgtctcttctccttcctcacgCACCGGTTTGGCCACAATATGCCCCTGCCTTTCCACATTCTCTTTGCTGACATTTATCTGCTAGTACCCCCCATGCTAcaccccatcatctatggggtgagGACCAAACAAATTTGGGACAGGCTGCTCTGGCACATTACTCACAGGGACTTATGTTTTCTCCTGGTGCTTTGGCTCTCAGACAGACCTGTGTGCAGAGGTGGCTGATGACATGGTACTGGGCTCTCTTACGTAATTGACTAGGTGATGAAAGGGACATTAAGCCCTTTCTTGACCTTTCTTTGTTTTATCTGTGTGATAATCTGGAGAATCCATCTACGTACAGTTCAGAGGCTTGGGAGCTTTCTTTTTATTGATaagtgtgtgatggagtggggggagtgcatgtgtgagtcaggctggatgtctgaggcaagcagcagctcccagtggctaaggatgaccctgggtcTACAACTGGTAGGTAACACCTCtgactgaacaaagagcagggaggagctaagctgggttttgaatcgggggcggcagttagaggctaggaaaagggagagctggaaggcagccagcctgaggagggggaagctacaccccagaggggcacccctcggggtcttctccccaggacaggttggaaggactgtctctggctgctgtgctgtcgcttctgtgagaaactgggcttctgttgcctaataacacttgtgttgtacctgctgagtgagagtcactcctgccagcggacggggtgcagtggagggggacccctgaaccccatcacactggtgtcagaagtgggatgcactgcacccacggatgagctcccagcagtggctgactgagcgcaagagaaggaaggagtctcacaagagccagagggggaacagagccattcctgcagctgctgctggtgagtggataccccgggagatagcggggagatggattatacccgactcctgaaggcagagctagcggggctgtgcagagagaggggcctgaccatggggaaggcgaccaaggctcagctgattgcccagctggaagagaatgatcgatctgggggggcagagcctgtcccggcagaaagtggctggtcagcctcgggaagcgtttcggattctccgacaggagcaggggctcgacgccatcagacagacgcggtgcccgccaggtcgtgctcagctagcggtggtccatcgcgggcagagtcccccgccacagagctgcgacggctggaactcgaggtgaaattaaaggaactggaagcccaggaacggcagagggagcacgagcgccagctacaagagagacagcgggaggagaaagaacgagaatggaaggagagagagcgagagcgggagcatgagcgaaccatggcagaggcgagacgccaagaggccccagctgcggtaagcggggagagggccagacggatcggggtggccagtcacttggagacgcgcgtgctggcccagtgtcaggacccaggggacatggacgagttccttactgcctttgagtgagcctgtgagttgcatgaggttcccccagatgagtggctccggcacctcacccccttgctgggacagaaggccgcagcggtgctcagccggctggaggggctgcagccgggggactatgaacggttcaaacaggccctgcggcataagttcgggctgactccggagatgtacaaaaagaagttccaggaggcgcagaagaggccagaggaaacccatgtagatacaaccgcctgcctgaagcaatactaccagaagtgggcattcggaatgggagtccagtccatagaggacctgatcgagctggcagtcgtggagcgattctacgagatgtgcgcacctgacctgagggtgtggctcgtggaccggaagccgggggactcacacaatgcagggaaactggcagaagacttcacaaacagccgggccaggtttgaaagtgagccccacaaagagagggagtcccggagagagagggagtcctggagaaaccgagaatctcagagagactggcccctaactgtacgacagaggggaccacctcttgggcaagcccaggaaagaggggccacccacccatcccccagagagccaaacagagcctggacagagcagccggcccgagggacacaacaagacccaggctgttatcgctgtgggcgaaaggggcatagagcagcccagtgccccagactcccagacaggttgagcaggccagggggtcatggagtcaactgggtggggtcccagaagccagaggggctggcggccaaggcgggtggtgctgacaatgggcactcggtttgggccgagtccgccccacagaccagctcctcagggggaccaaatgctcagaggtcagtttacagagtgggggcggcactacctctgtggagcaagtgtctcaaacacctcgaagtagacgggaaaaaggtcacggggttctgggactcaggcgctgacgtgacgctggcccgacccggggtggtggcaccgggctgctttatacccaattcccacctgacgataacaggaattgatgggacccctttcaaggtgcccatggcgagggtgcacctgaaatgggggaagaaggaaggccccaaggaagtgggcgtgcacagccatttgccggcggatgtactgatggggtctgacctggagaactggcaaggtgaacgccctcgtgccctggtcctgacccatagccaaagaaaacgaggggtgcgctccccagattcaggggtacaggcccagccaaagtcacaggagccacaggggccaaccctgagagaaagggggcccccaaaaaccagatctcacaggccaggggtgctggagccaggcagggatggggaagtagcatccgcccctgccccagcggaagaattccaggcagagcagcagagagacccctccttgcagaagctgagggaactggccagtctcagcccagctccacagctgggggagggctgcagggagagattcctgtgggaaaaaggattcctgtaccgggagtgggctcccagatgcaaagcagagccatggaaggtccagaggcaactggtggtcccccaaaagtaccggcgcaggttgctgtacctagcccatgatgtcccgctcgcaggacaccaggggatccaccgcaccaggagaaggttgttacagaactttttctggccagggatctttgaagctgtctgtctgtattgcctgtcctgcgatccctgccagagggtggggaagagctgggacaaggggaaagctgccctgaggccgctgcccatcatagaggagcctttccagaaagtggctatggacatagtgggacccttcagcaaggcaacgcgttcggggaagaaatatattttggtagtggtagattttgccacgcgatacccagaagctgtggccttgacctctatcgacacTGACACCATGGCAGATGccctgctgtccattttcagcagagtggggttccccaaggaggtcctcacagatcaggggtccaacttcatgtcggccctactgcaaagcttgtgggacaagtgtggggtccggcacacctgggccacagcctaccacccgcagaccaatgggctggtggagaggttcaatgggactctgaagcggatgctgagaaccttcatgaatcaatacccccatgactgggacaagtacttaccccacctgctgtttgcatacagggaggtgccccaggaatccacggggttctccccatttgagctgctgtacggaaggagggtacggggacccttggacttgctcagagaagagtgggaggggacggcctctcctgaaggggagtcagtggtacagtatttactgaccttccgggaaaaactcaccaagctcatgggcctggccagggagaacgtctccatggcccaaaggaagcaaaaggtctggtatgaccgtaatgcCCGGGcctgagcctatgccaccgggatcatgatggtccttgtacctgtgcggcggaacaagctgcaagcggcctgggatgggcccttcaaggttgtcaaacagctaaatgacgtgaattatgtggtggaactgtcgaaccgggcccacagccaccgggtctatcatgtgaacatgatgaaaccttactgggacaggaagggatcctcaagaaatccattttggagtacttggaagaggggaaagtgatcaaaagtagtcaacatggattcaccaagggcaagtcctgcctgaccaatctgattagcttctatgacaaggtaacaggctctgcagacatggggaagtcagtggatgtgatataccttgacttcagcaaagcttttgatatggtctcccacaacattctcgaccataagttaaggaaatatggtttggatccttggactataagatggatagaaagctggcttgaaggttggGTCCAACgggtagaggtcaatggctcaatatctggattgcagtcagtttcaagtggagtgcctcaacgctcggttctggggccggtgttgttcaacatctttattaatgacctggatgaggaactggattgcaccctcagcaagtctgaggatgatacaaaactagggggagaggtagatacattggagggtcgAGAGagtatccagagtgacctggataaattggaggactgggccaaaagacatctgatgcggttcaacaaggagaagtgtagagtcctgcacctgttgcggaagaatcccaagcattgttacaggctggggaccgactggctcagcagcagtacgatggaaagggacctaggggttacggtggatgaaaggctgcatatgagtaaacagtgtgcccttgtagctaagaaggctaacggtatattagggagcattaggaggagaatttcaagcagatctagagaagcggctgttcccctctatttggcacgggtgaggccacatctggaatattgtgtcccgttTTGGGCCCCTCCACCAGTATACAAAGAACCAAGACACCTGAAGGATGCAAGGCATAGCTACAAGTCCCCTTCACCGTTTTTCTTAATGTTCTAAAGTTACATCTCTCTTTTCCTTTgtgttaacctggtattggttaacgtctgtgtcctggttttttgcttttggagctgagatttcccaagtcgtctctccctggtttcctcatTATTACTTGGGTGGGGGCAGCGAATTGTATCCCCACATTCTaagggtttttaggattttttgggggggggagtttataccaaaacctggtagataaagttttggaggtacttttgctggcccccacttctgcatttgtcttgctagagtggggaaggagccatgacagatgtggatgtgctagagcaggttcagtggagggcaacaaacatTATTAAGGGGCTGAGGCACGTGACCAGTGcggagaggctgatggatttgggctcatctagtttgcagaagagaagactgaggggtgatttaatagcagccatcaacttcctgaagaggagctctcaaagggatggagagaaactgttctcagtggtgacagacagcagaacaaggggtaatggtctcaaattacagaaggagaagagtaggttggatattaggaaaaactacttcagcaagagggtggtgaagcactggaatgtgttgcctagggaggtggtggaatctccatccctggaggtttttaagttacAGCTTGACTTCAagctctatgattctaggaaTTCGCATAAAGTGTCTACAAAGCTCCCTGAAATTCGACCCAACTTTTTTCCGTGTTGAATCTCCATGTGACCAATGTCCCATACAAGTTCAACAGCAGGAGCATGGAAttgtgagtacctatcccacaacgccttagccctggttgcttgtgggtgtttgatgtttgactcccagaattccaagcactgtcccagaattcacggCATCAGTAACCATGCTAAAAAGAACCAGAGactgtgccatttcctgctgcagcatttcagtgcaagcatggatccccagacaTTCCAAAGCTTAGCAAAGATTGCTTTGAAAATCACAgtggctgtcatgcaatttgttCTTCAATTCCAATGCTCAGTGACGGTTGGCTATcataatgctgctgctgctgctgctgctgctgctgctgctgctgctcatgatgatgatgacaaagaTGATGACAAGGATGGTTTctaagagcaaatctcccaactgcagtccaaacactcacaactgctggctgccatgactgcattgctgaatTGTGTCAGTgaagcagcagttttggactcatgagaccagcacacactggtgagaccacatcattttggagtcctgggatgaccagcagtggctgcagaaatttCGCATGCACAAGTCCTCTTTTCTGGAACTTTGTCATCTGCCCGCCCATGCTCtaaagcacagcaacaccaaagtgaggccagctttaatggtTCACAAGTGAGCAGCAATCTCATGGTGGGAGTTTGCAACAcccgacagttaccagtcagtggcaaatcaatttggggtaaGCAGATCAACTGTGGGGGTCCGtagtgatggaggtggcccaagTAATTTGTTGGCGTCTCCTCAGGaaaactgtgaccctgggaattgTACAGGCCattgtggatggctttgctgtctggggctttcccaactgcagTGCCACAATAAATGGTATGTACACCCCAGTCATGCCCCCCAGCCCACCTTGTCTCAGggtatataaactgaaaggggtacttccccatggtgatgcaggggctggtagatcacaaaggtcttTTTACTGGCATgaacattggctggtcagggagggttcacaacgCACCCGTATTCCAAAATTCGGGACTGTAACTGTTTCTTTCTCACTTGTATGGGACCCTGGACTGTGGTCCCTGACTCAAAATAGGATCCCTACTACTGAATTACATATTTTCTCCCACATATGACACCCAGAAGTCAGGTGCTGTTTCTGAATGGTATCAGTTTGTGAAATGAAATAGTGAGTTAAACAAGCTGAGGCGGTCACTTGCCCTTGAATGGGCTCt contains:
- the LOC142002064 gene encoding olfactory receptor 52R1-like translates to MSDSNTTYFINPSTFILLDIPGLEMAHVWISIPFCAMCTISILGNFTILFIVKTEMSLHEPMYYLLCMLAISDLVLCTSTLPKMLAIFWFNSREIKFSACLTQLYFIHCFLVMESGIFVAMALDRYVAICDPLRHSTILTNHSMVKTGLGILLCGGMMALSYPFLARQWTYCRTNIIPHSYCEHIAVVKLACADINISSYYGLTVALVVTGLDVFFITVSYIQILRAIFSLPTKEARLKTYGTCGSHVSVILAFYIPGLFSFLTHRFGHNMPLPFHILFADIYLLVPPMLHPIIYGVRTKQIWDRLLWHITHRDLCFLLVLWLSDRPVCRGG